Proteins from one Acidimicrobiia bacterium genomic window:
- a CDS encoding PAS domain S-box protein — MIGGSVPFIDHLIALALLVGLAGLGGLVIVLLDRRAASYYVVYLGVVIMGSLVVDHQDEASTELLLALMVAGASFIGIATAYDQISKRIRGSERRYRELFETAADAIIGIDGDNRIVLFNRQAESVFGYRAEDVIGEPLVMLLPERFRDIHPHHVEGFAQGRVSRRFETSADRVLVGLRRSGEEFPIEITISKRPVDGSLEFTAVVRDITERQRTAGQRELVKECFAAIGSSPNADTALTEVLRRVCEYTGWMVGEAWIPSADGSRLEASPAFYTRSAGLQAFGAAGESISFEPGHSLPGRVWNSGQSEVVPNIADDPEWKRPELDARRGIRAAVAVPALAGGDVAAVLTFLLEAPPPDGSQLVDTISTVAAQLGSTIQKRLAEEALRVSEARNRARLEALPDLVFRLSPEGTFLEYRVPDQSGFFAPTEDRVGKHIKDVLPPELAAELAAASAQARQSGQTQIWNYQFEIGGQLRHREARLVPIHGSDETMVIVRDFTEREQAREVLEASLRSKDQLIASISHELRTPLTAVVGFALVLQDAHSGLSGEERAEMIRTIADEGADLTNIVEDLLTAAKAEAGTLTVVHVPVDLRAQAAQVLETLHQQQTGRIELIGTGIRAIADPARVRQIIRNLISNALKYGGDTIEINVTGDQTTTRIAVTDNGPGIPPGQQERIFEAYQRAHHTPGLTASMGLGLTISRQLAHLMDGNLTYQHQIGQPTFELTLPKAT, encoded by the coding sequence GTACTTGGGGGTGGTAATCATGGGTTCTCTGGTGGTCGACCACCAGGACGAGGCATCGACCGAACTGCTGCTGGCGTTGATGGTGGCGGGTGCTTCCTTCATCGGTATTGCTACTGCCTATGACCAAATCTCTAAGAGGATCCGCGGCAGCGAACGGCGCTATCGGGAACTGTTCGAGACTGCTGCCGACGCCATCATCGGGATCGACGGCGACAACCGGATCGTATTGTTCAACAGGCAGGCCGAATCGGTATTCGGGTATCGGGCTGAGGACGTCATCGGTGAGCCGCTGGTGATGCTGCTGCCGGAACGGTTCCGAGACATTCACCCCCACCATGTGGAGGGTTTCGCCCAGGGCCGCGTCTCGCGGCGGTTCGAGACGAGCGCCGACCGGGTGCTGGTGGGTCTCCGCCGCAGTGGGGAGGAGTTCCCCATTGAGATCACCATCTCCAAACGACCCGTCGATGGAAGCCTGGAATTCACCGCGGTGGTGCGCGACATAACCGAGCGGCAAAGGACCGCCGGGCAGCGTGAATTGGTCAAAGAATGCTTCGCGGCGATCGGTTCAAGCCCAAATGCCGACACCGCCCTCACAGAGGTCCTGCGCAGAGTGTGTGAATACACCGGCTGGATGGTGGGGGAAGCCTGGATACCGAGTGCGGATGGCTCCCGACTGGAGGCCAGTCCCGCGTTCTACACCCGATCAGCGGGCCTGCAGGCGTTTGGAGCGGCTGGCGAGTCGATTTCCTTTGAGCCGGGGCACAGCCTGCCCGGCCGAGTATGGAACTCTGGGCAGTCCGAGGTGGTCCCAAACATCGCCGACGACCCAGAGTGGAAACGCCCCGAACTGGACGCCCGGCGCGGGATACGAGCGGCGGTGGCGGTGCCGGCCCTCGCCGGTGGTGACGTCGCCGCGGTACTGACATTCTTACTCGAAGCACCCCCGCCAGACGGCTCGCAACTGGTCGATACCATCTCAACGGTGGCAGCCCAACTTGGTTCCACCATCCAAAAACGGCTGGCCGAGGAGGCCTTGCGGGTCAGCGAAGCTCGTAACCGAGCCAGGCTCGAAGCCCTCCCCGATCTGGTCTTCCGTCTCAGCCCGGAAGGCACCTTCCTCGAATACCGGGTTCCCGACCAGTCCGGGTTCTTTGCCCCGACGGAGGACCGCGTTGGCAAACACATCAAAGATGTATTACCGCCTGAACTGGCCGCCGAACTAGCAGCGGCCAGTGCCCAAGCCCGCCAATCAGGCCAAACCCAGATTTGGAACTACCAGTTCGAGATCGGCGGTCAACTCCGCCATCGTGAAGCTCGTCTCGTCCCAATCCACGGATCAGACGAAACGATGGTGATCGTTCGTGACTTCACCGAACGAGAACAGGCAAGGGAGGTGCTCGAAGCGTCGCTGCGTTCCAAAGACCAGTTGATCGCTTCGATCTCTCATGAACTACGCACCCCCCTCACCGCAGTGGTCGGCTTCGCCCTGGTCCTCCAGGACGCGCATTCCGGGCTGTCTGGTGAGGAGCGGGCCGAGATGATCCGGACGATCGCCGATGAAGGCGCCGACCTGACCAACATCGTCGAAGACCTCCTGACCGCCGCCAAAGCCGAAGCTGGGACCCTTACCGTCGTTCATGTCCCGGTCGACTTGCGGGCCCAAGCCGCACAAGTCTTGGAGACCTTGCACCAACAACAAACCGGGCGTATCGAACTCATCGGGACTGGGATCCGGGCGATAGCCGACCCGGCTCGGGTCCGCCAGATCATCCGCAACCTGATCTCCAACGCCCTCAAATATGGGGGAGATACCATTGAGATCAACGTGACCGGCGACCAGACCACCACCCGAATAGCGGTCACCGATAATGGGCCCGGCATACCCCCCGGCCAACAAGAACGCATCTTCGAGGCCTACCAGCGGGCCCACCACACACCCGGATTGACCGCCTCGATGGGCCTCGGCCTCACCATCTCCCGCCAACTCGCCCACCTCATGGACGGA